Proteins co-encoded in one Saccharomyces mikatae IFO 1815 strain IFO1815 genome assembly, chromosome: 14 genomic window:
- the ESF2 gene encoding RNA-binding ATPase activator ESF2 (similar to Saccharomyces cerevisiae ESF2 (YNR054C); ancestral locus Anc_6.381) — MSDKINSDLEDFSSDEENDQNNVLIQTKKKVSSKDDIFSKKVEDIESEDESETEKEQGQGEKQQPVDQNVNKLEQELKEQPSSTSALDLKTEKLRQLVKSKAAKKSKHKTGVVYFSSIPPYMKPAKMRQILTRFGEVDRLFLKKEDDQRHKQRVKGGGNKKNKYEEGWAEFIRKRDAKLCAETLNGNIIGGKKGTFYHDDILNVKYLPGFKWADLTEQIARENDIRQAKLEMEISQANKLNADFIRNVEQSKMIQNIKKSRKRAGQEEEPSDSYPRREFKQRRVETNRANAPSDIKQQSSTSQNLGNVLTSLL; from the coding sequence ATGAGTGACAAAATAAACAGCGACTTAGAAGATTTCTCTTCAGATGAGGAAAACGACCAAAACAACGTCTTAATTCagaccaaaaaaaaggtgtCTAGTAAGGATGATATTTTCAGTAAAAAGGTAGAAGACATTGAAAGCGAAGACGAAtcagaaacagaaaaggaaCAAGGCCAAGGGGAAAAGCAGCAACCAGTGGACCAGAACGTGAACAAGCTGGAgcaagaattgaaagaacAACCTTCGTCTACCTCCGCGCTGGATTTAAAAACAGAGAAATTAAGACAATTGGTAAAATCAAAGGCTGCTAAGAAGTCCAAACACAAGACTGGTGTAGTGTACTTCTCCAGTATTCCACCTTACATGAAGCCGGCCAAAATGAGACAAATATTGACTCGATTTGGTGAGGTAGATAGGCTATTCCTAAAGAAAGAGGACGATCAAAGGCACAAACAAAGAGTTAAAGGCGGTGGtaacaagaaaaacaaatacGAAGAAGGTTGGGCCGAGTTCATTAGGAAAAGAGACGCCAAATTATGTGCGGAAACGTTGAACGGGAACATTATCGGCGGTAAGAAAGGAACTTTCTATCACGATGATATCCTGAATGTAAAGTATCTTCCGGGTTTTAAATGGGCAGATCTTACTGAACAAATTGCTCGTGAGAATGATATTAGACAAGCTAAGTTAGAAATGGAAATATCTCAAGCCAACAAACTGAATGCGGATTTCATAAGAAACGTGGAGCAAAGTAAGATGATacaaaatatcaagaagTCGAGGAAGCGCGCTggacaagaagaagagccTAGCGACTCTTACCCTCGCAGGGAATTCAAGCAACGTCGTGTCGAAACGAACCGTGCTAATGCCCCCTCTGACATCAAGCAGCAATCGTCGACATCCCAGAACTTGGGTAATGTCCTTACTAGCTTACTATAA
- the BRE5 gene encoding Bre5p (similar to Saccharomyces cerevisiae BRE5 (YNR051C); ancestral locus Anc_6.378), whose translation MGVTVQDICFAFLQNYYERMRTDPSKLAYFYASTAELTHTNYQSKSSNEKDDVLPTVKVTGRENINKFFSRNDSKVRSLKLKLNTIDFQYTGHLHKSILIIATGEMFWTGTPVYKFCQTFILLPSSNGSTFDITNDITRFIPNSFRPYVLTEDPLAQGKEQSSESVDEESEIRHDSKVENEKEKEKSPEISKPKAKKETIKEPVVQSELLAQETPAIDSSDSQVMLVAKESKTHIEAVPSNAKGEHKQDDISTQEQGNVVKLNEKSLKIEKKTAPIKTKEDSVEPINAVESSSLPNGKNISVDVSAPGNVNETESEAKTIEPHVSESKESNSGFPATLTSPEPVANPPKMTWASKLMNENSDRISKSNTTVEYMRPETLTKKPTERKFEMGNRRDNVSGNSKNKKKPVFSTVNKDGFYPIYIRGTNGLREEKLRGALEKEFGKVMRITAADNFAVVDFETQKSQTEALEKKKKLIDGIEVCLERKTVKKPTGNNSPGIFTNGTRSHRKQPLKRKD comes from the coding sequence atgggtgTTACAGTACAAGATATATGTTTTGCCTTTCTGCAAAATTATTACGAAAGAATGAGAACCGACCCTTCCAAGTTGGCATACTTCTATGCAAGTACGGCTGAACTAACACATACTAATTATCAGTCTAAGTCGAGCAACGAAAAAGATGATGTTCTTCCAACAGTAAAAGTTACTGGGCgtgaaaatattaataagTTCTTTTCTAGAAACGACAGCAAAGTTAGGAGCTTGAAACTCAAATTAAATACTATAGATTTTCAATACACTGGGCATTTGCACAAGAGCATTTTGATTATAGCGACGGGTGAAATGTTTTGGACGGGAACTCCCGTTTATAAGTTTTGTCAAACATTTATCTTACTACCATCTAGTAATGGGTCTACATTTGACATAACCAATGATATAACCAGGTTCATTCCTAACTCATTTAGACCTTATGTTTTAACCGAGGATCCTTTGGCACAAGGTAAAGAGCAAAGTTCTGAAAGTGtagatgaagaaagtgaaataAGGCATGACTCGAAAgtggaaaatgaaaaagaaaaggaaaaatcaCCAGAAATATCGAAACCGAAGGCTAAAAAGGAAACTATCAAAGAACCGGTTGTACAATCTGAATTGTTAGCTCAAGAAACGCCAGCTATCGATAGCAGTGATTCTCAAGTTATGCTTGTTGCCAAGGAATCCAAAACTCACATCGAAGCTGTTCCATCTAATGCCAAGGGCGAACACAAACAAGATGACATTTCAACGCAAGAGCAGGGCAATGTCGTGAAactaaatgaaaaatctttgaaaattgaaaagaagacaGCACCGATcaagacaaaagaagacTCTGTTGAGCCCATAAATGCTGTTGAAAGCTCTTCTTTGCCCAACGGTAAGAATATTAGTGTCGACGTATCGGCACCGGGAAATGTAAACGAAACTGAAAGCGAAGCTAAAACAATAGAGCCCCATGTTTCCGAATCTAAAGAATCCAACAGTGGTTTTCCAGCTACTTTGACGTCACCAGAGCCAGTTGCAAATCCACCAAAGATGACATGGGCTTCAAAGTTGATGAATGAAAATTCTGACAGGATCAGCAAAAGTAATACTACAGTTGAATACATGAGGCCAGAAACGCTAACGAAAAAACCAACAGAAAGGAAATTTGAAATGGGGAATCGCAGAGACAACGTTAGTGGTAACAgcaaaaataagaaaaaaccGGTATTCAGTACTGTGAATAAGGATGGGTTCTATCCGATCTACATCAGAGGCACAAACGGACtgagagaagaaaaactgaGAGGTGCTCtggaaaaagaatttggtAAAGTCATGAGGATAACGGCAGCAGACAACTTTGCTGTCGTAGATTTCGAAACTCAGAAGAGTCAAACTGAAGccttggaaaaaaagaaaaagttaatTGACGGTATTGAAGTTTGTTTAGAAAGGAAAACAGTAAAAAAACCTACTGGTAATAATTCTCCCGGAATATTCACCAATGGAACACGCTCCCATAGAAAACAACCGCTCAAAAGGAAGGACTGA
- the NOG2 gene encoding putative GTPase NOG2 (similar to Saccharomyces cerevisiae NOG2 (YNR053C); ancestral locus Anc_6.380), translating into MGTGKKEKSRRIREGDTKDGNLRVKGENFYRDSKRVKFLNMYTSGKEIRNKKGNLIRAASFQDATIPDARVQPDRRWFGNTRVISQDALQHFRSALGETQKDTYQVLLRRNKLPMSLLEEKDTDESPKARILDTESYADAFGPKSQRKKPRLAASNLEDLVKATSEDVTKYEEKQVLDATLGLMGNQEDKENGWTSAAKEAIFSKGQSKRIWNELYKVIDSSDVVIHVLDARDPLGTRCKSVEEYMKKETPHKHLIYVLNKCDLVPTWVAAAWVKHLSKDRPTLAFHASITNSFGKGSLIQLLRQFSQLHTDRKQISVGFIGYPNTGKSSIINTLRKKKVCQVAPIPGETKVWQYITLMKRIFLIDCPGIVPPSSKDSEEDILFRGVVRVEHVTHPEQYIPGVLKRCQVKHLERTYEISGWKDATEFIEILARKQGRLLKGGEPDESGVSKQILNDFNRGKIPWFVLPPEKSEVTKPEKKEVEKTA; encoded by the exons ATGGGTACTGGtaagaaagagaaatctAGACGTATTCGTGAAGGTGATACCAAAGATGGTAATCTTCGCGTGAAGGGTGAGAATTTCTACAGAGACTCCAAGAGAGTCAAGTTTCTAAATATGTACACTAGTGGGAAGGAGATTAGGAATAAGAAAGGTAACTTGATTCGGGCTGCTTCTTTCCAGGATGCCACGATACCGGATGCCAGAGTGCAACCGGATCGTCGTTGGTTTGGTAACACAAGAGTGATATCCCAGGATGCCTTGCAGCATTTCAGAAGTGCGTTGGGTGAGACCCAAAAGGACACATACCAAGTTCTTCTGAGAAGAAACAAGCTTCCTATGTCATTGTTGGAAGAGAAGGACACAGACGAATCACCCAAGGCCAGAATTCTAGATACTGAAAGTTATGCTGATGCGTTTGGGCCCAAatctcaaagaaagaaaccACGTCTTGCTGCATCTAATCTAGAAGACTTAGTTAAGGCTACCAGTGAAGATGTTACCAAGTATGAGGAAAAGCAGGTCTTAGATGCCACTTTGGGGCTGATGGGGAACCAGgaagacaaagaaaatggttGGACTTCAGCAGCTAAAGAAGCCATTTTCAGTAAGGGTCAATCCAAACGTATATGGAACGAATTATATAAAGTTATCGATTCCTCGGACGTGGTAATACACGTTCTGGACGCAAGAGATCCTTTGGGTACGCGTTGTAAATCCGTGGAAGAGTATATGAAGAAGGAAACACCACACAAACATCTGATATATGTTCTTAATAAGTGTGATTTGGTACCTACCTGGGTTGCA GCAGCTTGGGTCAAACATTTGTCGAAGGACCGCCCAACGTTGGCGTTTCATGCATCCATTACCAACTCATTTGGTAAAGGTTCGTTAATCCAATTGCTGCGTCAATTTTCTCAATTGCATACTGATAGAAAGCAAATTTCGGTTGGATTTATCGGGTATCCAAACACAGGCAAATCTTCTATCATCAACAcattaagaaagaaaaaggtgtGTCAAGTGGCGCCAATTCCTGGTGAGACTAAAGTCTGGCAATATATCACTCttatgaaaagaattttcttgattgaTTGTCCTGGTATTGTACCACCCTCTAGCAAAGATTCGGAAGAAGACATTCTGTTCAGAGGTGTTGTCAGAGTTGAGCACGTCACACATCCAGAACAGTACATCCCAGGTGTCCTGAAGCGTTGCCAGGTAAAGCACTTGGAAAGGACCTATGAAATCTCAGGCTGGAAAGACGCCACGGAGTTTATTGAAATCCTAGCAAGAAAGCAAGGTAGATTACTTAAGGGTGGTGAGCCTGATGAGTCTGGTGTTTCCAAGCAGATTCTGAATGACTTCAACAGAGGTAAAATTCCTTGGTTCGTTCTTCCACCTGAAAAGTCAGAGGTGACCAAGCcagagaagaaagaagttgaaaagacAGCATAG
- the BIO5 gene encoding Bio5p (similar to Saccharomyces cerevisiae BIO5 (YNR056C)) → MSSSERSEVKFDKHFNWWSLLGIAFSLSCSWVGISASMAVGIASGGPLLIIYGLIIAAFFSLMCGISLGDFAAILPNSSGGSFWVLKMLEQESVALKTPEYEDTSDDDGEVFLENYCQTANVEVCSKFQKVSSMVVGLLNYFGAIFTTASICSSLSMSCIGIHKLLHPDYELKHWHVFVGYQCINAILTFFNIYSSPLPYISQFGLYTSLLSFAMTFIICIVSRSNNTVEKWPKASNIFGSFDNQTGWNSSGMAFVVGLVNPLWAFVGIDSATHMIDEVGYSRSRFLVPKVIITTIIVGFVTSFIYCVGLFFCITDKTAVVESILPIVEIFYQATGNRNLSVFLQCMCITTGFISGIASGTWQSRILQSFGKSYAPFYNEGSLGNKSLKRLSILTPKFKSPLYAHFLSQICVTIIGCIFMGSSTAFNAIITACITLLLMSYAVPSFIFVFVVNKEKFIYRIENDVNGISRPNRRRMSMVPHIICILWTLFCLVFLSFPYTLPVTAGNMNYTSVVYAVVFCIISIVVFPACI, encoded by the coding sequence ATGTCTAGTTCAGAAAGGTCAGAGGTCAAGTTTGACAAGCATTTTAATTGGTGGTCGCTACTAGGTATCGCGTTTTCATTGAGTTGTTCATGGGTCGGTATTTCTGCATCGATGGCCGTTGGTATTGCCAGTGGAGGACCATTGCTCATCATCTATGGATTGATTATTGCTGCATTCTTCAGTCTTATGTGCGGTATATCTTTAGGAGACTTTGCTGCTATACTCCCAAATAGCAGCGGTGGTTCATTTTGGGTTCTTAAAATGTTGGAACAAGAATCAGTGGCTTTGAAAACCCCCGAGTACGAGGATACTTCTGACGATGATGGAGAAGTTTTCCTCGAAAATTATTGTCAAACCGCTAACGTGGAAGTCTGTtccaaatttcaaaaggtCTCGTCCATGGTCGTAGGGTTGCTGAATTATTTTGGAGCTATTTTCACCACGGCTAGTATCTGCTCATCTTTATCTATGAGCTGCATTGGGATTCATAAGTTGTTGCATCCGGATTATGAGTTGAAGCACTGGCATGTTTTTGTTGGTTATCAATGTATTAATGCCATTTTAACATTTTTTAACATATACTCATCTCCATTGCCCTACATTTCGCAGTTTGGACTTTATACATCTCTATTGTCATTCGCCATGactttcatcatttgtATTGTTTCAAGATCTAACAACACTGTAGAAAAATGGCCCAAGGCTTCTAATATATTTGGCAGTTTTGATAATCAGACAGGTTGGAATTCTTCAGGAATGGCATTCGTTGTGGGTCTGGTCAATCCCCTTTGGGCATTTGTTGGCATCGATTCTGCTACACACATGATAGATGAAGTTGGTTACAGCAGGTCGCGTTTCTTGGTCCCCAAAGTTATTATCACAACCATCATTGTCGGTTTTGTGACtagttttatatattgtGTCGGTTTATTTTTCTGCATTACTGACAAAACGGCGGTTGTTGAATCTATTCTACCTATTGTAGAAATATTCTATCAGGCTACAGGTAATAGAAATCTCAGTGTCTTCCTACAATGTATGTGTATTACAACAGGATTCATTTCGGGTATCGCAAGTGGAACTTGGCAAAGTCGAATCCTTCAATCGTTTGGGAAAAGTTACGCACCATTTTATAACGAAGGTTCACTGGGAAACAAGTCCTTGAAGAGGTTATCAATTTTGACACCCAAGTTTAAATCTCCATTATATGCCCACTTTCTGTCGCAGATTTGCGTAACGATAATTGGTTGTATCTTCATGGGATCTAGCACCGCTTTCAACGCCATCATCACAGCATGCATCACCTTGCTGCTGATGTCCTACGCAGTTCCTTCTTTTATATTCGTCTTTGTTGTCAAtaaggaaaaattcatctaTAGAATTGAGAATGACGTTAATGGTATTAGTAGGCCTAACCGTCGTCGTATGTCTATGGTTCCCCATATTATATGCATACTATGGACCTTATTCTGTCTGGTATTTTTGTCTTTCCCGTACACACTTCCAGTTACTGCAGGAAACATGAATTATACTTCGGTCGTGTATGCGGTAGTTTTCTGTATCATCAGCATTGTTGTTTTTCCTGCATGCATCTAA
- the HOL1 gene encoding Hol1p (similar to Saccharomyces cerevisiae HOL1 (YNR055C)), which translates to MDKYTNRDHPDYIPGTFNIYSSQNLENGIIYESKLKKNTSGVILIPQPSYSPNDPLNWSSCRKLAHFGLMAFITAFTAATSNDAGAAQDSLNEIYGISYDSMNTGAGVLFLGIGWSTLFLAPFANLYGRKITYIVCTTLGLFGALWFAVAKRTSDTIWSQLFVGISESCAEAQVQLSLSDIFFQHQLGSVLTVYIMCTSIGTFLGPLVAGYISAFTNFRWVGWVAVIISGGLLIAIIFGCEETYFDRGQYMTPLTGCQSGYEDGTTLQNSDNTVISRRKRHLDAKLSTPGAIGEKSREVAETAEFEVNNEEEATIPETRELIDGSKEPLKSYPKRIAIFTKATNLKGYGFKQYFKYLKINLRMFLFPPVWLSGMFWGIQDVFLTFYLTTQESAYYDPPWNYSDFKVAIMNVPTVIGAVIGCICAGIVSDYFVLWMARHNRGILEAEFRLYFSIATAIIGPAGLLMFGIGTARQWPWQAIYVGLGFVGFAWGCSGDIAMAYLMDCYPDMVLEGMVCTAIINNTISCIFTFTCSDWLAASGTENTYIALAVINFGITAFALPMYYYGKRVRLWTKQWYLESVNLRDGV; encoded by the coding sequence ATGGACAAATATACCAACAGGGACCATCCTGATTATATTCCTGGTACATTCAACATTTATTCTTCccaaaatttggaaaatggTATTATATACGAAtcaaagttgaaaaaaaacaccTCTGGAGTTATCTTAATTCCTCAACCATCATACTCGCCCAATGATCCATTGAACTGGTCCAGTTGCAGGAAATTGGCTCATTTTGGTCTAATGGCCTTTATAACTGCATTCACTGCCGCTACGAGTAACGATGCTGGTGCTGCTCAAGACTCGTTGAATGAGATTTATGGGATATCCTATGATTCTATGAACACAGGCGCCggtgttctttttctagGTATTGGTTGGTCCACTTTGTTCTTAGCTCCGTTCGCCAACTTGTATGGAAGAAAGATAACGTACATAGTTTGCACCACATTAGGTTTATTTGGTGCTCTTTGGTTTGCCGTGGCGAAAAGAACCAGCGATACTATATGGTCTCAATTGTTTGTAGGTATTAGTGAGTCCTGTGCTGAAGCTCAGGTGCAGCTGTCTTTAAgtgacatttttttccagcATCAATTAGGCTCCGTATTGACGGTGTACATTATGTGCACTAGTATTGGTACGTTCTTGGGCCCATTGGTCGCCGGGTACATATCTGCCTTTACCAATTTCCGTTGGGTCGGTTGGGTTGCCGTAATCATATCAGGGGGACTTTTGATCGCCATTATATTCGGGTGTGAAGAAACCTACTTTGATAGAGGCCAATATATGACTCCTTTAACAGGCTGTCAATCGGGATACGAAGATGGTACCACTTTACAGAATTCTGACAATACCGTCATCTCGCGGAGGAAACGTCATCTTGATGCTAAACTATCAACTCCCGGAGCCATAGGTGAGAAGAGTAGAGAAGTGGCTGAAACAGCTGAATTTGAAGTAAACAATGAAGAGGAGGCTACCATACCAGAGACCCGTGAATTAATCGATGGTTCCAAAGAGCCTTTGAAATCATATCCAAAAAGAATTGCTATATTCACCAAAGCCACTAATTTGAAAGGTTACGGTTTTAAACAGTACTTTAAGTATCTAAAGATTAACCTTCGGATGTTTTTATTCCCACCTGTGTGGCTGTCTGGGATGTTTTGGGGTATTCAAGACGTTTTCCTCACGTTTTATTTGACCACTCAAGAGAGTGCCTACTATGATCCTCCATGGAACTATAGTGATTTTAAAGTTGCAATTATGAATGTTCCGACAGTTATTGGAGCAGTAATTGGCTGTATTTGTGCTGGTATTGTTAGtgattattttgttctttggaTGGCTCGTCATAACAGAGGTATTTTAGAGGCTGAATTCAGATTATACTTCTCAATTGCAACTGCCATTATTGGGCCCGCTGGTTTGTTAATGTTCGGTATTGGCACCGCTAGACAATGGCCTTGGCAAGCGATATATGTTGGATTGGGTTTTGTTGGCTTTGCCTGGGGTTGTTCTGGTGATATTGCCATGGCATACTTAATGGATTGCTATCCCGATATGGTTTTGGAAGGTATGGTCTGTACTgcaattatcaacaatacTATATCTTGCATTTTCACCTTTACCTGTTCCGATTGGCTCGCTGCATCTGGTACTGAGAATACATACATTGCTTTGGCCGTTATTAATTTTGGAATTACTGCATTTGCCTTACCAATGTACTACTATGGTAAGAGGGTAAGACTTTGGACCAAGCAATGGTACTTGGAATCTGTTAACCTGAGAGACGGTGTGTAA
- the BIO4 gene encoding dethiobiotin synthase (similar to Saccharomyces cerevisiae BIO4 (YNR057C)): MNSESQQQQPIVFVTGTDTDVGKTFVSTLLVHKWKASYWKPVQTGIESDQGDSETLKKFEAAASTWQPRIFTPTYELQKPLSPLQAMEYEPEVDIKLLDFVAPEEWGAEDPLVVEGAGGVCVPITRKLEITTDLIKHLIETSSHPVYVVVVARSGLGTLNHTLLTWNHLCDNGLRGHLFGVILNGEPNEGNVQALEKFGVNIMAQVVQCTTANDIDMALHVLPSVESLMTQQDNTYLD, translated from the coding sequence ATGAACAGCGAGTctcaacaacagcaaccaATCGTATTTGTCACCGGCACAGATACCGATGTCGGGAAAACCTTTGTATCAACATTGCTGGTACACAAATGGAAAGCTTCATACTGGAAACCTGTGCAAACTGGCATTGAGTCAGATCAAGGTGACTCCGagacattgaaaaaattcgaAGCAGCCGCATCAACTTGGCAACCACGTATATTCACTCCCACTTATGAGTTGCAGAAGCCTCTATCTCCGCTCCAGGCCATGGAATATGAGCCTGAAGTTGACATCAAGTTGTTGGATTTTGTAGCTCCTGAAGAATGGGGCGCAGAGGACCCACTGGTGGTAGAGGGAGCTGGTGGAGTCTGCGTTCCCATTACTCGTAAATTGGAAATCACTACTGACCTGATCAAACATTTGATTGAGACTAGTAGTCATCCAGTGTACGTGGTTGTTGTGGCACGCAGTGGGCTGGGGACTTTAAATCATACCTTGCTGACATGGAATCATCTTTGCGACAACGGTTTGAGAGGCCACCTTTTTGGGGTCATTCTCAATGGAGAACCAAACGAAGGCAATGTGCAGGCGCTGGAGAAGTTCGGTGTCAACATTATGGCACAGGTAGTGCAATGTACTACGGCGAATGATATAGATATGGCGTTGCATGTGCTGCCATCAGTGGAGTCATTAATGACCCAACAAGACAACACATACTTAGATTAA
- the POP2 gene encoding CCR4-NOT core DEDD family RNase subunit POP2 (similar to Saccharomyces cerevisiae POP2 (YNR052C); ancestral locus Anc_6.379): MQSMNVQPRILAVGGEQFFSQRQASEQHQQQNMGPQVYSPQVNRARMFPQGMPVNTMNGSVNQEMNNAYLLKQKGDPLLNQQQQQQQPFTIGTPVSVTSLPPGLNVLQQQQQQQQQQQQQQQQQQQQQGVGLNRSLASQLPKHLTNQNMPPIFLPPPNYLFVRDVWKSNLYSEFAVIRQLISQYNHVSISTEFVGTLARPIGTFRSKVDYHYQTMRANVDFLNPIQLGLSLSDASGNKPDNGPSTWQFNFVFDPKKEIMSTESLDLLRKSGINFEKHENSGIDVFEFSQLLMDSGLMMDDSVTWVTYHAAYDLGFLISILMNDAMPNNKEDFEWWVHQYMPNFYDLNLVYKIIQEFKNPQLQQSSQQQQQQQYSLTTLADELGLPRFSIFTTTGGQSLLMLLSFCQLSKLSMHKFPNGTDFAKYQGVIYGIDGDQ; this comes from the coding sequence ATGCAATCTATGAATGTACAGCCGAGGATACTTGCTGTGGGAGGTGAGCAGTTTTTCTCTCAGAGGCAGGCTTCTGAACAGCACCAGCAACAAAATATGGGACCTCAGGTGTATTCGCCACAGGTTAATAGAGCAAGAATGTTTCCTCAAGGGATGCCTGTTAATACGATGAATGGCTCTGTGAATCAGGAGATGAACAATGCCTACCTTTTGAAGCAGAAGGGCGACCCGCTGTTAAaccagcagcagcagcaacagcagccATTTACGATAGGAACACCCGTTTCAGTGACTAGTTTGCCTCCGGGCTTAAACGTTCtacagcagcagcaacagcagcaacaacagcaacaacagcaacagcaacaacagcagcagcaacaggGGGTGGGCCTTAATCGTTCCTTGGCTTCTCAACTACCCAAGCACTTAACTAATCAAAATATGCCACCGATTTTTTTACCACCGCCAAATTACCTTTTCGTTCGTGATGTCTGGAAGTCCAACCTTTACAGTGAATTTGCTGTTATTAGACAACTGATCTCCCAGTATAACCACGTGTCAATAAGCACCGAGTTCGTGGGGACTTTGGCCCGGCCAATCGGTACTTTCAGGTCGAAGGTCGATTACCACTATCAGACAATGAGGGCCAACGTAGACTTCTTAAACCCAATACAGCTCGGGCTTTCTTTGAGTGATGCCAGCGGTAACAAGCCTGACAATGGTCCGTCGACCTGGCAATTCAATTTTGTATTTGACccaaaaaaggaaatcatGTCTACAGAATCACTAGACTTACTCAGAAAATCAGGCATCAATTTCGAAAAACACGAGAATTCAGGTATCGACGTATTTGAGTTTTCACAACTGCTGATGGACTCTGGCTTAATGATGGATGATTCTGTTACCTGGGTCACATACCACGCTGCTTATGACCTAGGCTTCCTTATCAGTATCCTAATGAATGACGCCATGCCCAACAATAAGGAGGATTTTGAATGGTGGGTCCACCAGTACATGCCCAATTTTTACGACTTGAACCTAGTGTACAAAATAATTCAGGAATTTAAGAACCCTCAATTGCAGCAATCTtcacaacaacagcagcagcagcagtatTCACTGACTACACTAGCTGATGAGTTGGGCTTACCAAGATTCTCCATTTTTACTACCACAGGCGGACAGAGTCTATTAATGCTTTTATCCTTCTGCCAATTGAGCAAATTGTCCATGCATAAGTTCCCAAACGGTACGGATTTCGCCAAGTACCAAGGTGTCATATATGGTATTGACGGGGACCAATGA